The DNA region GGTGATGCGCAAACCATGCTCGACATCCCGTCGCGCCTGACTCAGGCGAGTCCGGAAATAGTCGTAACCGCCGACGTCGATCCACGGGTAATGGGCCGGCCAGGCATCGAGCCGGGATTGGTGGATCTGTGGCGCAAACAGTTCGGTCAGCGAACTGCTGGCGGCTTCCTGCCAACAGGCGCGACGGGCGAAATTGACGTAGGCGTCCACGGCGAAACGGACACCGGGCAGCACCAATTCCTGTGAGAGGATTTGCTCGCGATCCAGCCCCACCGCTTCGCCCAGCCGCAGCCAGGCTTCGATCCCGCCTTCGCTGCCGGGCACGCCGTCGTGATCGAGGATTCGTTGTAACCATTCCCGGCGCACGTCGCGGTCCGGGCAGTTGGCGAGAATCGCGGCGTCCTTCAGGGGGATGCTCACCTGATAGTAGAAGCGATTGGCGACCCAGCCCTGAATCTGCTCACGACTGGAGCGCCCGCCGTACATGGCTTGGTGGAATGGATGGTGGATGTGGTAATAGGCGCCTTTGGCGCGCAGGGCCGCTTCGAATTCGGCGGGGGACATTGGGGTGTCAGTCATTGCGGTTCTCCGGGGAATCTGCGGTGTCTGCTCTGGCGCCTTCGCGAGCAAGCCCGCTCCCACATTGGTTCTCTGTTGTTCACACATTTTGTGTCCAGTGGAGATCCCCTGTGGGAGCGGGCTTGCTCGCGAAGGGGCCCTCCGCTATAGCTCAATACTCATGCCGTCAAACGCCACTTCAATCCCGCGCCGCTCCAGCAGCGCCCGCTCGGCCGAGTCTTCATCGAGGATCGGGTTGGTGTTGTTGATGTGGATCAGCACCTTGCGCTGGCGGGTGAAGCCTTCAAGGATTTCGAGCATGCCGCCAGGGCCGCTTTGCGACAGGTGACCCATTTCACTGCCCAGGTTCTGGCCGACTTCGCAGACTCGCATCTCGTCGTCGCGCCACAAGGTGCCGTCCAGCAACAGGCAATCGGCGCGTTGCATCCAGCTCAGAACCTCGTCGTCGACCTGTCCCAGGCCCGGCGCGTAGAACAGCGAAGCGCCGCTGCGCCGATCTTCGATAAACAAGCCGATGGTGTCGCCCGGCTGCGGATTGCCGCGATTGGGCGAATACGGCGGTGCGTTGCTGACCAAGGGGATCGCGCGAAATCGCAGATGTGCGCAAGCGGCGATGCTGAACGGCTCGCGGTCGAGCCCGACCGGTTGCCACTGCAACCCGCCGTTCCAGTGTTTGAGCATGGTGAACAACGGGAAGCCGCTGCTCAGGTCTTCATGGACCCGTTCGGTGCACCAGACCGAATGAGGGCAGCCTTCGCGCAGACTCAACAGGCCGGTGCAGTGGTCGATCTGGCTGTCCAGCAGGACGACGCCGGCAATCGCAGTATCCCGCACCCGGCGCGCCGGTTGCAGCGGCGCGAAACTCTCAAGTTGCGCGCGAATGTCCGGTGAAGCATTGCACAGCACCCAATCCACACCGTTGTCGCTCAGGGCAATCGAGGACTGGGTGCGCCGTTGGGCCCGCAGGCTGCCATTGCGCATCGCGGCGCACTGGCGGCAGTTGCAATTCCATTGCGGAAAACCACCGCCAGCGGCGGATCCGAGAACGCGAATGTGCATGGGCAATGCTCCAGAAGGCAGGCCCGGCCAACGTAACGGCTGGCCGGGTGAACAATCAGCGGTTGGCGAAATACATCGTCACTTCGAAGCCAATGCGCAGATCGGTAAACGCGGGTTTAGTCCACATGGGTCAATCCTCTTCTTATGCCGGACGATTCCGGTAAAGCCATTAATGCACGGGGCGCCAGGCACCCGAATGCTACTTTCGAAGGAGGTGGCGGCGTGCATTGGTAGGGGGTGGTGCGCGGTTTTTCAGTACACACAAAACCAATGTGGGAGCGAGCTTGCTCGCGATGAGGGCAGCACATTCAACATTGATGTTGACTGTCAGACCGCTATCGCGAGCAAGCTCGCTCCCACAGGTTCTTCAGTGTGCTTACGGGGTTAGAAAAACCCCATCGGATTGATGTCGTAGCTCACCAGCAGGTTTTTGGTCTGCTGATAGTGGTCGAGCATCATCTTGTGGTTTTCACGGCCGACACCGGATTTCTTGTAGCCACCGAACGCGGCATGAGCCGGGTACAGGTGGTAGCAGTTGGTCCAGACACGCCCGGCCTTGATCGCCCGGCCCATGCGGTAGGCACGGTTGATGTCGCGGGTCCACAGACCGGCGCCGAGGCCGAACTCGCTGTCGTTGGCAATCGCCAGGGCTTCGGCTTCGTCCTTGAAGGTGGTGATACCCACCACCGGGCCGAAGATTTCTTCCTGGAACACGCGCATTTTGTTGTGGCCCTTGAGCAGGGTCGGCTGGATGTAATAACCCGTCGACAAGTCGCCCTCAAGACGTTCGGCCGCGCCGCCGGTGAGCAGCTCGGCGCCCTCCTCCTGGGCGATTTTCAGGTACGAGAGGATCTTGTCGTATTGCTGCTCGGACGCCTGGGCGCCGACCATGGTTTCAGTGTCCAGCGGGTTGCCGCGCTTGATTTTGACGATCTTCTTCATCACCACTTTCATGAAGTCGTCGTAGATCGACTCCTGCACCAGCGCTCGCGATGGACAGGTGCAGACTTCGCCCTGGTTGAAGAACGCCAGCACCAGACCTTCGGCGGCCTTCTCGATGAACTGCGGCTCGGCTTGCATGATGTCTTCGAAGAAAATGTTCGGCGACTTGCCGCCCAGTTCGACAGTGCTCGGAATGATGTTCTCGGCCGCGCATTTCATGATGTGCGCGCCAATCGGGGTGGAACCGGTGAAGGCGATCTTGGCAATGCGCTTGCTGGTGGCCAACGCCTCACCCGCTTCGCGACCGAAGCCCTGAACGATGTTCAGCACGCCGGCCGGCAGCAAATCGGCGATCAGCTCGGCGAAGACCATGATCGACAGCGGCGTCTGCTCGGCGGGTTTGAGTACCACGCAGTTACCGGCGGCCAGGGCCGGGGCGAGTTTCCAGGCGGCCATCAGCAGCGGGAAGTTCCACGGAATGATCTGCCCGACCACGCCCAGCGGCTCGTGGAAGTGATAGGCGGTGGTCAGCTCGTTGATCTCGGCGGCACCGCCCTCTTGAGCGCGGATGCAACCGGCGAAGTAACGGAAATGGTCGGCGGCCAGTGGCACGTCGGCGTTGAGGGTCTCGCGCACGGCTTTGCCGTTGTCCCAGGTTTCGGTGACGGCGAGGATTTCCAGGTTCTGTTCGATGCGGTCAGCGATTTTCAGCAGCACCAGGGAGCGGTCCTGCGCCGAGGTCTTGCCCCAGGCATCGGCGGCGGCATGCGCTGCGTCGAGGGCTTTTTCGATGTCGGCGGCGCTGGAACGAGGGAATTCGGCGATCACTTCACCGGTGACCGGCGAAGAGTTGGTGAAGTACTCACCATTGACCGGGGCGACGAACTCGCCGCCGATGAAATTGCCGTAGCGCGGTTTAAACGTAACGACGGCGCCAGGTGTACCAGGTTGTGCGTAGATCATGGTGGGCCTCTGTCTGGGTCGATGCCTGTCGGGCAAACAGGCGATGAATCGATAGTAGAGAGCCCTGCGCGTCAGACGAATGCGCCGTTGGCAGGAGGACTCTCGTTATTTGGTAGTAGATTTGCCCACATCTCCATGTGGCAAATCCTCCCTGTGGGAGCGGGCTTGCTCGCGAAGGCGGTGTGTCAGTCAACCGATGTGTTGAATGTGACGCCGCTATCGCGAGCAAGCCCGCTCCCACAGGGGTTATGCGGTGGACTCAGAGTTAGTGCTTGGCCACTACAAGGTCTTTTGGCAGTTTGAACGTCCAGAGCATGCCGCCCTGGTTGAAGTCCTTGATGCGCTTGGCCACTTCGCCGCCCCACAGCGGAACAGCACCGCCCCAACCGGACAGCACCGAGACGTACTGTTCGCCGTCCATTTCCCACGTCACAGGCGAGCCGAGTACGCCGGAGCCGGTCTGGAATTCCCAGACTTTCTCGCCGGTCTTGGCATTGAACGCCTGCAGGAAACCTTCCGGCGTGCCGGTGAACACCAGGTTGCCCTTGGTGGTCAGCACGCCGCCCCACAGCGGCGCGTAGTTCTTGTGGCGCCAGACTTCCTTGCCGGTTTTCGGGTCGATGGCGCGCAGCACGCCGATGTAGTCTTCATTCAACGGTTTGATGGTGAAACCGGCACCGAGGAACGCCGCGCCTTTTTTGTAGGCGATGCCTTCGTTCCAGATGTCCATGCCCCATTCGTTGGACGGCACGTAGAACAGCCCGGTGTCCTTGTTGTAGGCCATCGGCATCCAGTTTTTCGCGCCGAGGAACGCTGGAGCTACGAACACCGAACTGCCTTTGGCTTCGGTGCCGGGCGCGCCTGGGCGACTGGCTTCGTTGTAGATCGGTCGGCCCTCTTTATCCAGGCCGGTGGCCCAGGTGATCTTGTCCACGAACGGGAAGCCGCGAATGAATTTGCCGTTGGTGCGGTCCAGCACGTAGAAGAAACCGTTACGGTCAGCGGTCGCGGCGGCTTTGATCTCTTTGCCGCCTTCGGTGTAGTTGAACGAGACCAGCTCGTTCACGCCGTCATAGTCCCAGCCGTCGTGAGGTGTGCTCTGGAAGTGCCATTTGATGGTGCCGTCATCCGGATTGAGCGCCAGGCGCGACGAGGAGTAGAGGTTGTCGCCAGGGCGCAGGTGCGAGTTCCACGGTGCCGGGTTGCCGGTGCCGAACAGCAGCAGATTGGTTTCAGGGTCGTAGTAGCCGCCTAGCCAAGGGGCGGCGCCGCCGGTTTTCCAGAGGTCGCCGGGCCAGGTTTTGCCGGCTTCACCGCCGGAGATGCCGTTCTCTACAGCTTTGCCGTCCTTGTAGGTGTAGCCCATGTGGCCTTCGACGGTGGGACGGGTCCACAGCAGGTCGCCGTTTTTCGGGTCGTAGGCTTCGATTTTGCCGACCACCCCGAACTCGCCACCGGCGACACCGGTGATCAGTTTGCCGTTGATCACCAACGGCGCGGCACTGATCGAATAGCCTTCCTTGTGGTCGGCAACTTTCTTGCTCCAGACGACCTTGCCGGTGTCTTTGTTCAGGGCCACGAGCTTGGCGTCGAGGGTGCCGAAAATCACCAGGTCGCCGTACAGCGCGACACCACGGTTGATCACGTCGCAGCAAGGGCGGATGTCATCGGGCAGACGCGCATCGTATTGCCAGAGCTTCTTGCCGGTACGCGCATCCACCGCAAACACCCGCGAGTAAGAACCGGTCATGTACATCACGCCGTCCTTGATCATCGGCTGTGCTTGCTGACCGCGTTGTTTTTCACCGCCGAAGGAGAACGCCCAGACCGGCCGCAAGTCCTTCACGTTGTTGACGTTGAGCGTGTCCAGCGGGCTGTAGCGCTGACCCTGGACGCCCAGACCGTTGGTGACGATCTGCTCCGGGTTCTTGGGGTCCTGGAGAATGTCTTGATCGGTGACGCCGGCCAGCGCGGTGCCGGACAACAGCATGGCACTGAGCAGCACGCTCAAGACGAAGGGTTGGCGACGTGCGGGTTGGGTCATGACGGCTACCTCTGCAGTTTTTGTTATACCCGGGAAATTTTCCCGGTCTGGTGCAGATTCTTGGGCGCCGCCGCCCTTGGAACAATTGCCCGCAGTGCTGAGATTGCTAGTTCCTTAGTACCGGGTCGGAGGAGATGAACACCGAATTTCATGATCGACACACACCCCCTGTGGGAGCGGGCTTGCTCGCGAAGGCGGTGTGTCAGTTGACATTGATGTTGCCTGACACGCCGCCTTCGCGAGCAAGCCCGCTCCCACATGGGTTCTCTGCGTGTCACTTTCCTGCGGCGGAATCGACTCGGGTCATTTGGCCGCGCTCGTAACGCGGGTACAGATGGCTGACGCTGCGGATCAGCTCGTAACGGCTCAGAGTGATCCCGGCAAACCGCTCGGGAATGGGGCTGCGGATCATCTCGGCCATATCACTGCCATTGGCGGCGCCATCGCGCATCAACTGGTCGAGCCAGCCGAGGTAGTCACGCATTTGCTCGAACGGCTGTCGATCGCTGGCCACCGGTCCATGACCGGGGACGATCAGCGTCCACGGCAAGCCTTGAAGCGTGGCGATGTCCGCCAGCCACACTGCCAACCCCGGACTGTTGGGCGTGGTCAGCGCCCGTTGATAAAACACCAGATCCCCGGCAAACAACACGCCGGTTTTCTGGTCGAGAATAGCCAGATCCGCGCCAGTGTGCCCACCCAGGCCCAGCAGACGTAGATCGTGATCCCCAAAATTTCGCACGCCGGGCGCCAGCGTTTCAGTCGGCAACACCACTTCGGTGCCGCGCATCCAGTCACCCACCAGTCGATACATGTTCTCGGCCATGGCATCGCCCTGCTGATGCAACAGCTCGGTGGTGCCGGCCAGCGCGCCGATCGGCACGTCAGTGAAGGCCTGGTTGCCGAGCACATGATCAGGATTATGATGGGTCAGCAACACCTCAATCACCGGTTTGTCGGTGGTCGCGGCAATGGCCTTGCGCATCGCTTCGCCGTAGCGTTTCGACGGCCCGGTGTCGATCACCACCACACCCTGCTTGGTGACGATGAACGCGGTATTGACGATGTTGCCGCCATTGGCCTTGGCGAAATTGTCGGTGTTGCCTTCCAGCAGCCAGGTGTCTTCGGCGATCTGCCGGGGTTTGAGTGAGTACTCGAGGTCGGCCAGGGCCGGCAGGCTCAGGCTCATAAACAACAGCAGCATCCAGCGCATCACGCGCTCCTTTGGGTCAGGGTATGGCCGCATCGAATTGATTGCCGCTGTTGTCCCGCAGCATCAGGCGCGTCTGCCCTGCCCCTTCGATGTCGAAGGCCAGGTTGGGGTTTTCGCTGACGGCGGGAAACAGCTCCAGACGGGCCAGCAGTTGATCGTGCTGATCCCGCAGTTCGGCATGGTTGATGAAGAATTCCGGGATGCCGCTGACCATGCCGTTGTCCATCGGATGCGCCACCTGCAAGCGCACACGGCTGAATTCGCCACGGGGATAACGACCGCCCAGCACTTCGCCAATGTGCTCTTCCCAGCCCGGCTGAGTGCGCACCACACTCGGCGCCGTGCAACCGCCGCCGGCCGCATCGATCAGGGTCGAGCCGACATGCCAGACCCCATCGCGGGTCAGTACCGCCGCGCGCAACGGCGTGGCCTGTTCAATACGGATGCGGATCGACAGCCACGGCAGCACCCGGTCCAGCGGCTGGAAATCGACAATTTTCGGCAACGGGTTGAGTTCAGCCCAGGCGAGGATTTTCACCACCTCGCCCTTGAACGCTCGCGCGTCGATTTCCAACGGCACTTGCCGGGCGTCTTCGGCGAACGGCGGCGCCAGCAGCTTGACCCGCTCGTCGAACACGAACGGCGCATCGCCAAGCATCTGCTTGTGATAGAAGGCCCACATCACCGACGGCACCGGGTCTTTGCCCGGGTCGATGTCCACGGCGTGCGCGGCGATGGGTAACCAACAGGCCAACAGACAACCCGCTCGCCAGTTCACTATTGATACATCTCGGGCACGTCATAGCGCAGGCCGTAATGGCCATAAATGGTTTTGACCGAGCCCTCGCGGATCAAGGCTTCCAGCGCCTCTTCCACGGCATAGGCCAGTTGACGGTTGCTTTCATGCACCGCCATGCCGATCTCCCAAAGTTGCTTGCCCATGTTCGGGTAGGCGTTTTCCGCCAGCGCCACTTGCGGGTCCGCCGCTTCATGCACTTGCCAGTCGATCTCGCCGCGCATGGCCATGACCGCGTCGACTTCACCGGCCTTCATGGCCGCGAACGCTTGAGGTACACCGGAATAGTGATGCGTTTTGGCGGCGAGCATGCCGCTGAACACCGAGGTCAGGTAGAACGACGGCACGCTGTCGACTTCGACGCCGATCGGGTGGTGCTCGAACACCGCGACGCTGCCCACCGACTCCAGCCGGCGGCGGTCATAGGCGACCTGCCATTGTTCGTTCTGGTACGGCCCGAACATCACCACATGGCCGTTTTCCAGCTCACCCAGTTCATTGCGCTTCTGCGCGTAATCGCGATCGTATGGCACGCGCATCATCAGGTCGGCCAGTTGCAGATCGTGCAACTGACTGGCACGCCAGATGTAATCGCGCAGGTCGTCGTCGAGCTTCTCGCCGGCCGGCGCCCAAATCAACGTCAGCCTCACGCCGAGAGCATTGGCCAAGGCCTGGGCGAGTTCGACATCAACGCCACGGGCCTGGCCGGCGTCTTCAAAACTGTAGGGGGCGAAGTCCTTGTAGACCGCCACTTTCAGCTCCCCGGCGGCGATCATTTCGTCATAGGTACGGACCTGCGCCTGCACTGCCTGGCAGCACAGCAACACAGCGCTGATCAACACAGCGAGCAGGCGCATGGGTTACTCCTCGACGTGAACGCTGTCCAGATAGGTGCGTACCGCCCACAAGGCTTCCTGGCTCAGGTAGTCGGCCATCTTCGGCATGTAGACCCGGCCATCACGCACGGCGCCGTGGCGCACGCGTTCGACGAACCACTCATCTCCGGCATCAGCGACATCGAGCATGCGCAAATCGGGGGCGATGCCGCCGGATTTGGCTTCCAGGCCATGACAGGCCGCACAGTTCTGGTTGTACGCCGAGGAGCCGATTTCCAGGGCCTTATCGTGTTCCGGCGAAGTGCGGTATGGGTTCACCGATGCCCAACCATCGGCATCGACCTTGACGCCTGCGTCCTTGATCGGGGTCAGGCCCGGGGTTTCCACCGCTTGCGGCACCACATTGCCGTGGGCCCAGACGGAACCTGCGCTGATAAATCCGGCCAGCAGTCCGGCAACGAGTAAGGCGTTGCGTTTTGTTTTCATTGTTATGCCCTCTTGATTGCACGCAAAACCTCTTTGAAGAGGCTATGGCACCCATCTTAGGAAGGGCTCCGCGCAAGCCCCATGCTGCTTTGGTGTTCGCCGTCTAGTCCCTTGGTAGTAGGGCTTGTGGCGCACACCCGGGTACGCTTCCGGCGCCTTTACTACCTTGGTACTGACTCACTGGTACTTTCTGCATATTTCCTTCTGCCTCACAGCGTTCCTATGCTGGCGCTACCTGTAATGGAGTGCCCTATGCGCCAGCTTGCCCCTTACGCCCTGATCTACCTGTTGGCGATTGCCTGCGCCGCCGGGCTGGCGCCCCAGAGCCAGGCCGCCGACGCGCCGTTGCAGGTGCAGATCGGCTACCTGGGCTATCGCCCCGACCCGGGCCCGTTGCTGTCGAACGTCATTCCCGAGCCGGTCGATGCCGGGCTGCGTGGCGCCGAACTGGCGATCACTGATAGCAACAGCACCGGGCGTTTTCTCAACCAGAGCTACAGCCTGATCAGCGCCAACGTCGACAATCCCGATGCCCTGGTCGAAGCGGCCAAGGCTCAACATGAACAAGGTCTGCGCCTGTTTGTCGTCAATGCACCGGCCGCCAGCCTGCGCCAACTCAGCGCCGTGCTGCCCGACAGCTTGCTGTTCAACGCCGGCAGCCCCGACGACAGCCTGCGCACCACCGACTGCCTGTCGAACGTGCTGCACAGCCTGCCAAGTCGGGCGATGCTCGCCGATGCGCTGGCGCAATTTCTGGTGGTGCGCAAATGGCAGCGGGCGCTGCTGATCGTCGGCCCAACCCCGGACGATCAAGCCTATGCGGCCGCCCTGCGCCGAGCCGCCAAACGCTTCGGACTGAAACTGGTCGCGGAAAAAGCCTGGAGTTTCGACAACGATCAGCGCCGTAGCGCCCAGGCCGACATGCCGCTGTTCACCCAGACCGCCGAGTACGACGTGGTGCTGGTGGCGGATGAACGCGGTGATTTCGGCGAATACGTGCCCTACCAGACCTGGTACCCACGGCCGGTCGCCGGCACGCAGGGGCTGACCCCGGTGGGCTGGCACAAAACCGTGGAAACCTACGGCGCCGCCCAGTTGCAGAAGCGCTTTGAAGCGCTGACCGGGCGCTGGATGAATGACCGCGATTTCGCCGCGTGGATCGCCGTGCGCAGCATCGCCAGTGCGGTGAGCAAACTGCGTCAGGTCGATCCGATGGCGATCCGTACGCTTGAAATCAGCGATCAATTGCCGCTGGACGGTTTCAAGGGTCGCAAGCTCAGCTATCGACCGTGGAACGGCCAGTTGCGTCAGCCGATCCCCATTGTGCAACCCCGGGCGTTGGTCAGCACTTCGCCCCAGGACGGTTTCCTGCACCCGTCCAACGAAATGGACAGCCTGGGCTACGACAAACCCGAAGTGACCTGTCGCTTTCCCTAATCCAACTTTCCACAAGAACGACAACAAAAAGGAATCCACCATGCGCCGCAGCCTGCTCTGCCGCTCCCAATTTTTCTGGGCCCTGCTGCTCGCCGCCGGGCATGCCGCGGCCAGCACCGCCTGGGTCTCCAACGAAAAGGACAACAGCCTCAGCCTGATTGACCTGCAGACCCTGCAAGTCACCGACACCCTGCCCGTCGGCCAGCGCCCCCGCGGTCTGCTGCTGTCCCACGACAATAAGCTGCTGTACATCTGCGCCAGCGACTCGGACCGGGTCCAGGTGATGGACGTTGCCACGCGCAAAATCATCAAAGAGCTGCCCTCGGGCAAAGACCCTGAGCAGTTCGCCCTGCACCCCAACAATCGCTGGCTGTACGTTTCCAACGAAGACGATGCGCTGGTGACGGTGATCGACACCGAAACCTCCAAGGTGCTGAGCCAGATCAACGTCGGCGTCGAACCCGAAGGCATGGCCGTCAGCCCCGACGGCAAGTGGGCGGTGAACACCAGCGAAACCACCAACATGCTGCACTGGATCGACACCAGCACCCAGACCCTGGCCGACAGCACGCTGGTGGATCAGCGGCCGCGCTTCGTCGAGTTCACGCCGGATGGATCGAAGCTCTGGGCCTCGGCGGAAATCGGCGGCACGGTGACCATTCTCGACGTCGCCACCCGCAAGATCCTCAAGACCCTGACCTTCCAGATCAAGGGCGTGCACCCGGATAAGGTTCAACCGGTGGGCATCAAACTCAGCGCCGACGGCAAGTACGGTTTCGTCGCCCTCGGCCCGGCCAATCATGTGGCGGTGATCGACGCCAAGACATTCGAGATTCTTGATTATCTGTTGGTCGGGCGACGGGTCTGGCAGATGTCGTTTACCCCGGATCAAAAGCAATTGCTGGCCACCAATGGCGTCAGCGGCGACGTGTCGGTGATCGATGTCGACAGCCTCAAGGTCACCCAATCGATCAAGGTCGGGCGTTATCCGTGGGGCGTGGTGGTGACCCCATGAACGCACTCGAAGTCAGCGAGCTGAGTTTCGCTTATGGTGCGAAAGAGGCGTTGCGCCAGGTGAGTTTCAGCCTGGCACCCGGCCGTTTTGCTGCATTGCTGGGGCCGAACGGCGCGGGCAAATCGACGCTGATTGCCCTGCTCACTCGACTCTACGACGTGCAGCGCGGTGACATCCGCGTTGGCGGCTGTTCACTGCGCAACGCGGCGCGTCCGGCGCTCAAGCAAT from Pseudomonas sp. ACM7 includes:
- the pqqC gene encoding pyrroloquinoline-quinone synthase PqqC produces the protein MTDTPMSPAEFEAALRAKGAYYHIHHPFHQAMYGGRSSREQIQGWVANRFYYQVSIPLKDAAILANCPDRDVRREWLQRILDHDGVPGSEGGIEAWLRLGEAVGLDREQILSQELVLPGVRFAVDAYVNFARRACWQEAASSSLTELFAPQIHQSRLDAWPAHYPWIDVGGYDYFRTRLSQARRDVEHGLRITLAHYVTVEGQQRMLEILQFKLDVLWSMLDAMSMAYELERPPYHTVTTENVWHRGIAL
- the pqqB gene encoding pyrroloquinoline quinone biosynthesis protein PqqB encodes the protein MHIRVLGSAAGGGFPQWNCNCRQCAAMRNGSLRAQRRTQSSIALSDNGVDWVLCNASPDIRAQLESFAPLQPARRVRDTAIAGVVLLDSQIDHCTGLLSLREGCPHSVWCTERVHEDLSSGFPLFTMLKHWNGGLQWQPVGLDREPFSIAACAHLRFRAIPLVSNAPPYSPNRGNPQPGDTIGLFIEDRRSGASLFYAPGLGQVDDEVLSWMQRADCLLLDGTLWRDDEMRVCEVGQNLGSEMGHLSQSGPGGMLEILEGFTRQRKVLIHINNTNPILDEDSAERALLERRGIEVAFDGMSIEL
- the pqqA gene encoding pyrroloquinoline quinone precursor peptide PqqA; this encodes MWTKPAFTDLRIGFEVTMYFANR
- a CDS encoding aldehyde dehydrogenase family protein, with the translated sequence MIYAQPGTPGAVVTFKPRYGNFIGGEFVAPVNGEYFTNSSPVTGEVIAEFPRSSAADIEKALDAAHAAADAWGKTSAQDRSLVLLKIADRIEQNLEILAVTETWDNGKAVRETLNADVPLAADHFRYFAGCIRAQEGGAAEINELTTAYHFHEPLGVVGQIIPWNFPLLMAAWKLAPALAAGNCVVLKPAEQTPLSIMVFAELIADLLPAGVLNIVQGFGREAGEALATSKRIAKIAFTGSTPIGAHIMKCAAENIIPSTVELGGKSPNIFFEDIMQAEPQFIEKAAEGLVLAFFNQGEVCTCPSRALVQESIYDDFMKVVMKKIVKIKRGNPLDTETMVGAQASEQQYDKILSYLKIAQEEGAELLTGGAAERLEGDLSTGYYIQPTLLKGHNKMRVFQEEIFGPVVGITTFKDEAEALAIANDSEFGLGAGLWTRDINRAYRMGRAIKAGRVWTNCYHLYPAHAAFGGYKKSGVGRENHKMMLDHYQQTKNLLVSYDINPMGFF
- a CDS encoding PQQ-dependent methanol/ethanol family dehydrogenase, with the protein product MTQPARRQPFVLSVLLSAMLLSGTALAGVTDQDILQDPKNPEQIVTNGLGVQGQRYSPLDTLNVNNVKDLRPVWAFSFGGEKQRGQQAQPMIKDGVMYMTGSYSRVFAVDARTGKKLWQYDARLPDDIRPCCDVINRGVALYGDLVIFGTLDAKLVALNKDTGKVVWSKKVADHKEGYSISAAPLVINGKLITGVAGGEFGVVGKIEAYDPKNGDLLWTRPTVEGHMGYTYKDGKAVENGISGGEAGKTWPGDLWKTGGAAPWLGGYYDPETNLLLFGTGNPAPWNSHLRPGDNLYSSSRLALNPDDGTIKWHFQSTPHDGWDYDGVNELVSFNYTEGGKEIKAAATADRNGFFYVLDRTNGKFIRGFPFVDKITWATGLDKEGRPIYNEASRPGAPGTEAKGSSVFVAPAFLGAKNWMPMAYNKDTGLFYVPSNEWGMDIWNEGIAYKKGAAFLGAGFTIKPLNEDYIGVLRAIDPKTGKEVWRHKNYAPLWGGVLTTKGNLVFTGTPEGFLQAFNAKTGEKVWEFQTGSGVLGSPVTWEMDGEQYVSVLSGWGGAVPLWGGEVAKRIKDFNQGGMLWTFKLPKDLVVAKH
- a CDS encoding quinoprotein relay system zinc metallohydrolase 1; this translates as MRWMLLLFMSLSLPALADLEYSLKPRQIAEDTWLLEGNTDNFAKANGGNIVNTAFIVTKQGVVVIDTGPSKRYGEAMRKAIAATTDKPVIEVLLTHHNPDHVLGNQAFTDVPIGALAGTTELLHQQGDAMAENMYRLVGDWMRGTEVVLPTETLAPGVRNFGDHDLRLLGLGGHTGADLAILDQKTGVLFAGDLVFYQRALTTPNSPGLAVWLADIATLQGLPWTLIVPGHGPVASDRQPFEQMRDYLGWLDQLMRDGAANGSDMAEMIRSPIPERFAGITLSRYELIRSVSHLYPRYERGQMTRVDSAAGK
- a CDS encoding quinoprotein dehydrogenase-associated SoxYZ-like carrier; the protein is MNWRAGCLLACWLPIAAHAVDIDPGKDPVPSVMWAFYHKQMLGDAPFVFDERVKLLAPPFAEDARQVPLEIDARAFKGEVVKILAWAELNPLPKIVDFQPLDRVLPWLSIRIRIEQATPLRAAVLTRDGVWHVGSTLIDAAGGGCTAPSVVRTQPGWEEHIGEVLGGRYPRGEFSRVRLQVAHPMDNGMVSGIPEFFINHAELRDQHDQLLARLELFPAVSENPNLAFDIEGAGQTRLMLRDNSGNQFDAAIP
- a CDS encoding ABC transporter substrate-binding protein → MRLLAVLISAVLLCCQAVQAQVRTYDEMIAAGELKVAVYKDFAPYSFEDAGQARGVDVELAQALANALGVRLTLIWAPAGEKLDDDLRDYIWRASQLHDLQLADLMMRVPYDRDYAQKRNELGELENGHVVMFGPYQNEQWQVAYDRRRLESVGSVAVFEHHPIGVEVDSVPSFYLTSVFSGMLAAKTHHYSGVPQAFAAMKAGEVDAVMAMRGEIDWQVHEAADPQVALAENAYPNMGKQLWEIGMAVHESNRQLAYAVEEALEALIREGSVKTIYGHYGLRYDVPEMYQ
- the pedF gene encoding cytochrome c-550 PedF, with the protein product MKTKRNALLVAGLLAGFISAGSVWAHGNVVPQAVETPGLTPIKDAGVKVDADGWASVNPYRTSPEHDKALEIGSSAYNQNCAACHGLEAKSGGIAPDLRMLDVADAGDEWFVERVRHGAVRDGRVYMPKMADYLSQEALWAVRTYLDSVHVEE
- a CDS encoding ABC transporter substrate-binding protein — translated: MRQLAPYALIYLLAIACAAGLAPQSQAADAPLQVQIGYLGYRPDPGPLLSNVIPEPVDAGLRGAELAITDSNSTGRFLNQSYSLISANVDNPDALVEAAKAQHEQGLRLFVVNAPAASLRQLSAVLPDSLLFNAGSPDDSLRTTDCLSNVLHSLPSRAMLADALAQFLVVRKWQRALLIVGPTPDDQAYAAALRRAAKRFGLKLVAEKAWSFDNDQRRSAQADMPLFTQTAEYDVVLVADERGDFGEYVPYQTWYPRPVAGTQGLTPVGWHKTVETYGAAQLQKRFEALTGRWMNDRDFAAWIAVRSIASAVSKLRQVDPMAIRTLEISDQLPLDGFKGRKLSYRPWNGQLRQPIPIVQPRALVSTSPQDGFLHPSNEMDSLGYDKPEVTCRFP
- a CDS encoding YVTN family beta-propeller repeat protein gives rise to the protein MRRSLLCRSQFFWALLLAAGHAAASTAWVSNEKDNSLSLIDLQTLQVTDTLPVGQRPRGLLLSHDNKLLYICASDSDRVQVMDVATRKIIKELPSGKDPEQFALHPNNRWLYVSNEDDALVTVIDTETSKVLSQINVGVEPEGMAVSPDGKWAVNTSETTNMLHWIDTSTQTLADSTLVDQRPRFVEFTPDGSKLWASAEIGGTVTILDVATRKILKTLTFQIKGVHPDKVQPVGIKLSADGKYGFVALGPANHVAVIDAKTFEILDYLLVGRRVWQMSFTPDQKQLLATNGVSGDVSVIDVDSLKVTQSIKVGRYPWGVVVTP